A single region of the Nocardioides aquaticus genome encodes:
- a CDS encoding DUF6361 family protein yields MTSVFGWLDQDDAQRAAMSDVIKMFQDPGSVDELGVGAIRDAYSNSFFPGTSVLHTRVRYLLFVPWLIQEASRRGKPMDQARKELREHEVRLIRSLIEGGMKSGVIGSQAQDRLKTMPSQTYWPALQRLGIVRWDVSIDSHLRRATQSARLGVEVTEADSPDRGSVDLGCDRQLPPRPRDLLTSATFDLTTDEASYLQSVFARLPGNSLLSWLAVRPEAATGDRLWDSPAVAGLPAELGSRVDHARRLHHAWHGAPLLYNLMLAELEENDDLTEEYHERLTRWEDELHDHRVFEGWSRPDFWTVTQALNPRLRRSTRSFVERWFELAEAGEHAGKDARELVRTREMQLKNRRSRLLDAQARQTWTPGAGTGRLAFRWDIARSFLGDVRAALDPDLTSAGAVEPERA; encoded by the coding sequence ATGACCTCGGTCTTCGGGTGGCTCGATCAGGACGACGCCCAACGCGCAGCGATGAGTGACGTCATCAAGATGTTCCAGGACCCCGGAAGTGTCGACGAGCTCGGTGTCGGCGCGATCCGCGACGCCTACTCCAACTCGTTCTTCCCAGGGACTTCGGTGCTGCACACCCGTGTGCGCTACCTCCTCTTCGTACCCTGGCTGATCCAGGAGGCGTCCCGGCGCGGCAAGCCGATGGACCAGGCCCGCAAGGAGCTACGGGAGCACGAGGTTCGATTGATCCGTTCCCTGATCGAAGGCGGGATGAAGTCCGGAGTCATCGGCAGCCAGGCGCAGGACCGGCTCAAGACGATGCCGAGCCAGACCTACTGGCCCGCTCTTCAACGACTCGGCATCGTCCGGTGGGACGTCAGCATCGACTCACATCTGCGCCGAGCGACCCAGAGCGCGCGCCTCGGCGTCGAGGTCACCGAGGCAGACTCGCCAGACCGTGGCAGCGTCGACCTCGGCTGTGACCGGCAACTGCCACCGCGGCCCCGAGACCTGCTCACCTCAGCGACATTCGACCTCACCACCGACGAGGCCTCCTACCTTCAGTCGGTGTTCGCACGTCTCCCCGGCAACAGCCTCTTGTCGTGGCTGGCGGTACGCCCGGAGGCCGCCACCGGTGACCGCCTGTGGGACTCACCCGCTGTCGCGGGACTGCCAGCGGAACTGGGAAGCCGCGTCGACCACGCCCGACGACTGCACCACGCGTGGCACGGCGCACCCCTTCTCTACAACCTAATGCTTGCCGAACTCGAGGAGAACGACGACCTGACCGAGGAATACCACGAGCGACTGACGAGGTGGGAAGACGAGCTGCACGACCACCGCGTGTTCGAAGGCTGGTCCAGACCCGACTTCTGGACCGTCACCCAGGCTCTGAACCCGCGACTTCGCCGCAGCACCCGAAGCTTCGTGGAGCGCTGGTTTGAGCTGGCCGAGGCTGGCGAGCACGCGGGCAAGGACGCCCGCGAGCTCGTCCGAACCCGCGAAATGCAGCTGAAGAATAGGCGTAGCCGGCTGTTGGACGCGCAAGCGCGCCAGACGTGGACCCCGGGAGCTGGCACAGGGCGCCTCGCCTTCCGGTGGGACATCGCCCGCAGTTTCCTCGGCGACGTGCGCGCCGCCCTCGACCCCGACCTCACCTCGGCGGGCGCCGTCGAGCCGGAGCGTGCCTGA
- a CDS encoding phospholipase D family protein, which translates to MLNPENRHLLTDALRPPSGFTVDVALATTYTLDLHSLLLAPLAMAAYDHTSAETPDAATPVALLESIRRHAEHTTVLCQAAGIHVPGTYHRLAAFAEGMVAEVVPPTGGTFHPKIWVIRFIDVDGTRRHRFACLSRNLTGDRSWDTVLVCEEDPATEAQLDPQPVATFVRELLGSLVRPLSPERQAQVLDLCDSLAGAPLAVPSPFTAARAVPLGTPSGDSWPLPERASRLAVISPFLESSALGRLPKTDGRSILLSRTETFERVGRDACGDAETLVLQAMADVVSAEEDPADAVNTDRATSGPPPRGLHAKVFAWEEGRTSHLLTGSANCTAAAFGANIEMSVLLSGSKAVCGIDAVLGDAKTGLLALTQPHEIVEADGVEDSTYVVERRIEQWHAALASRCPTLSAETTGDDFCLKLDVNLPADPHGLAKSTTVRPVASKNSPARPLGSDLSWRNVSLHGLSPYLVVSTTAGVDGFPLVRECVILCEMVGAPGDRLRRLLRDLLSRQQDVLRYLALLLGDVGASDLLDRLLADDDPDDPDDQADGGFRPGFHDLVLLEPLVKAAARNDDALVRAHRLLDDLRDSEGNLTQLDEDFLHLWQVVWEAAQR; encoded by the coding sequence ATGCTGAATCCCGAGAACCGACACCTGCTGACCGACGCGCTGCGGCCACCTAGCGGTTTCACCGTCGACGTCGCCCTCGCGACGACGTACACGCTGGACCTGCACTCGTTGCTACTGGCGCCCCTGGCGATGGCGGCCTACGACCACACGTCAGCGGAGACCCCCGATGCCGCGACCCCGGTCGCCCTCCTCGAGTCGATCCGACGCCACGCAGAGCACACCACCGTCCTGTGTCAGGCCGCCGGGATCCACGTACCAGGGACCTACCACCGGCTTGCGGCCTTCGCCGAGGGCATGGTCGCCGAGGTCGTACCCCCGACGGGTGGCACCTTCCATCCCAAGATCTGGGTCATCAGGTTCATCGACGTCGACGGCACTCGACGCCATCGTTTTGCCTGCCTGAGCAGGAACCTCACCGGCGACCGCTCCTGGGACACCGTGCTGGTCTGCGAGGAGGACCCCGCCACCGAGGCGCAGCTCGACCCTCAGCCCGTCGCCACCTTCGTGCGCGAGCTGCTCGGTTCGCTCGTACGGCCTCTTTCGCCGGAGCGTCAGGCACAGGTGCTCGACCTGTGCGACAGCCTCGCTGGCGCACCCCTGGCGGTCCCGTCGCCCTTCACCGCAGCCCGGGCCGTGCCGCTTGGCACCCCGTCAGGCGACAGCTGGCCTCTGCCGGAGCGTGCCTCGCGCCTGGCCGTGATCTCACCCTTCCTTGAGTCGTCCGCTCTCGGGCGACTCCCTAAGACAGACGGCCGCAGCATCCTCCTCTCCCGTACGGAGACCTTCGAACGGGTCGGTCGCGACGCGTGTGGCGACGCCGAGACGCTCGTGCTCCAGGCGATGGCCGACGTCGTGTCAGCCGAGGAGGACCCTGCGGATGCGGTGAACACAGACCGCGCGACAAGCGGGCCGCCTCCCCGCGGTCTCCACGCCAAGGTGTTCGCGTGGGAGGAAGGCCGCACGAGCCACCTCCTCACCGGGTCAGCCAACTGCACTGCTGCAGCGTTCGGCGCCAACATCGAGATGTCGGTGTTGCTGAGCGGGTCGAAGGCCGTCTGCGGGATCGATGCCGTACTCGGTGATGCCAAGACCGGACTGCTCGCGCTCACCCAGCCGCACGAGATCGTCGAGGCGGACGGGGTGGAGGACTCGACTTACGTCGTCGAACGTCGCATCGAGCAGTGGCACGCGGCCCTCGCCTCGAGGTGTCCGACACTGTCCGCGGAGACGACTGGCGACGACTTCTGTCTGAAGCTCGACGTCAATCTCCCCGCGGACCCGCACGGTCTCGCCAAGTCGACCACCGTGCGGCCGGTGGCTTCGAAGAACTCGCCCGCGCGACCATTGGGCTCGGACCTCAGCTGGCGGAACGTCAGCTTGCACGGCCTGAGTCCCTATCTCGTGGTCAGCACCACGGCGGGCGTCGACGGCTTTCCGCTCGTCCGGGAGTGCGTCATCCTCTGCGAGATGGTGGGGGCGCCAGGGGACCGTCTCCGTCGCCTGTTGCGCGACCTGCTGTCGCGTCAGCAGGACGTACTGCGCTACTTGGCACTTTTGCTGGGCGATGTCGGAGCCTCCGACCTGCTCGACCGGCTGCTTGCCGACGACGACCCGGATGATCCGGACGACCAGGCGGATGGTGGCTTCAGGCCGGGATTCCACGACCTCGTGCTGCTCGAGCCGCTGGTCAAGGCCGCGGCGCGCAACGACGACGCGCTCGTGCGCGCACACCGACTTCTCGACGACCTCCGCGACTCGGAGGGCAACCTCACCCAGCTCGACGAAGACTTCCTGCACCTGTGGCAGGTCGTATGGGAGGCAGCTCAGCGATGA